A window of Lacibacter sediminis contains these coding sequences:
- the porW gene encoding type IX secretion system periplasmic lipoprotein PorW/SprE: MQPIIVPKLNLILIVLLLGCFSASAQPDFTLPLVKPKKYENKTLGSEKTDDKKFTLPRRIYQSMVTHYNFHYNATTKINAIVEKAKLGHQDDYTQLLSFYNYSTDRTAADSLELDSVIFKATAGIVLHDLRNNYIDNMYLLIGQSYFYWQKYDSAYRIFQFINYNFFPKGKDEYIIVVGSNDRSTKGDLNIATKEKTDLMHKAFSHQPSRNDALIWLTRTYAEDSLYAEAYSLVNLLRKDPTFPKRLHGKLNEVQAYTFYKQEQWDSTAFYLKDALSEAADKTELARWEYLLAQLYAKTNQTELASAYFNKAKSHTTDPVLYIHARIYEAQLVKKEGGDAVTETLADLLKLSKKERFDGYEDVLFYAAAGMALEKGDTTQAMTLLKRSVSYMPENPSTKNKAFVKLSDLAYARRDYTLASNSLDSVNMQDPALADIAAQLQIKQQMLKQLVNLISIVKQQDSLQAVAKMPEKEMDAYLKSLARKLRRQRGLKEEAAYTPTLAVNNGTQDNTPLFTNAGSGNSWYFYNAAQKSRGFSEFKSKWGTRPNVDNWRRQAAVDAAKPEQQAPQYDHSAGEEVSIEADKIPAEELTAEGLKSRLPLTEEKLLASNKKIAESLFEQGQIYKNQLEDYEQAALVFEEIWKRFGNYEREQDVLFELYYCYTKIGDKEKAAFFQNELNKKYPNGDLVQKINASKNPVVVSKDAKTIAYENIYNLFITGKFDEAQQEKKLADSLYGSSYWTPQLLYIESLYHIKQKNDSVAIVTLTNLERNFPGTPMAEKAAVMKDVVSRRAEIEDYLTRTNIVRQTEDSVVIPFDEGSKVNKVVQEIKKDSTNQIKPINLPGQNNTNIQRPVAPIEKTDVNKTDRNNAGKPIIGNKPGMDTTTIKPLKEGKIEMAYVYNATDPYTVLMYFDEVDPVYLTEARTAYQRYNSSSFGGQNIPLKIYEGDKDNTWMEMGLFSDVTTALGYMEEWKKNARQIVPWLPELKYNFVIISDRNLEMLKTRKNLEEYKTFLRQYIKDKF; this comes from the coding sequence AAAACAGACGATAAGAAATTTACCCTGCCCCGCCGTATTTACCAAAGCATGGTTACGCATTATAACTTTCATTACAATGCCACTACCAAGATCAACGCCATCGTTGAAAAAGCAAAACTGGGTCACCAGGATGATTACACGCAACTCCTTTCCTTTTATAATTATTCAACCGATCGTACCGCCGCTGATTCGCTTGAACTTGATTCGGTGATCTTTAAAGCTACTGCAGGTATTGTACTGCACGACTTGCGGAATAATTATATCGATAACATGTACCTGCTCATCGGGCAGAGTTATTTTTATTGGCAGAAATACGATTCGGCTTACCGCATTTTCCAGTTTATCAATTACAACTTCTTTCCAAAGGGAAAAGATGAATACATTATTGTTGTTGGATCGAACGACCGCTCCACAAAAGGTGATCTGAACATTGCAACCAAAGAAAAGACCGATCTGATGCACAAAGCATTTTCGCATCAGCCCAGTCGTAACGATGCACTCATCTGGCTCACTAGAACTTATGCAGAAGATAGCTTATATGCTGAAGCATATAGCCTCGTTAACTTATTACGCAAAGATCCAACGTTCCCTAAACGTCTGCATGGCAAATTAAATGAAGTGCAGGCTTACACTTTTTATAAACAGGAACAATGGGACAGTACTGCTTTCTATTTAAAAGACGCCTTAAGTGAAGCAGCTGATAAAACGGAGTTGGCTCGTTGGGAATATTTACTTGCCCAGCTATATGCAAAAACAAATCAAACTGAGCTAGCTTCCGCTTATTTCAACAAAGCCAAATCACATACTACCGATCCGGTGCTTTACATCCATGCACGTATTTATGAAGCACAGTTAGTGAAGAAAGAAGGTGGCGATGCAGTTACGGAAACACTGGCTGATCTGTTGAAGCTTTCAAAGAAAGAACGTTTTGATGGCTATGAAGATGTATTGTTCTATGCAGCTGCAGGTATGGCTTTGGAAAAAGGCGATACTACGCAGGCAATGACATTGCTGAAACGTAGTGTTTCTTATATGCCTGAAAATCCATCTACAAAAAATAAAGCATTTGTAAAACTTTCTGACCTGGCTTATGCCCGCAGAGATTATACACTTGCCTCCAACTCACTTGATAGTGTAAACATGCAGGACCCTGCTCTTGCAGATATTGCCGCACAGCTACAAATCAAACAGCAAATGCTGAAGCAGTTGGTGAATCTTATCAGCATTGTAAAACAACAAGACAGTTTGCAGGCTGTTGCCAAGATGCCTGAAAAAGAGATGGATGCTTACCTGAAATCACTTGCACGTAAGCTCCGCAGGCAACGTGGTTTAAAAGAAGAAGCAGCTTACACACCAACATTAGCGGTCAACAATGGCACACAGGATAACACTCCTCTTTTCACCAATGCAGGCAGTGGCAATAGTTGGTATTTTTATAATGCTGCACAAAAGTCGAGAGGCTTCAGCGAGTTCAAATCGAAATGGGGCACAAGACCTAACGTAGATAACTGGCGCAGGCAAGCTGCAGTTGATGCTGCTAAACCTGAACAACAGGCACCACAATACGATCATAGTGCAGGAGAAGAAGTAAGTATTGAAGCTGATAAAATTCCCGCAGAAGAGTTAACAGCAGAAGGTTTGAAAAGCCGCTTACCTCTTACAGAAGAAAAATTACTCGCATCAAACAAAAAAATTGCTGAATCATTATTTGAGCAGGGTCAGATCTACAAAAATCAACTCGAAGATTACGAACAGGCTGCACTTGTATTTGAAGAAATATGGAAACGCTTTGGTAATTATGAACGGGAGCAGGATGTGTTGTTTGAATTATATTACTGCTACACTAAAATTGGCGATAAAGAGAAGGCTGCGTTTTTTCAAAATGAGTTGAATAAAAAATATCCGAATGGTGATCTGGTGCAGAAAATAAATGCATCAAAGAACCCTGTTGTTGTTTCGAAAGATGCAAAAACGATCGCTTACGAAAATATTTATAACCTGTTTATCACCGGAAAATTTGACGAAGCACAACAGGAGAAAAAACTGGCTGATTCATTATACGGAAGTTCTTACTGGACGCCGCAGTTGTTATACATCGAATCGCTCTATCACATCAAACAAAAAAATGACAGTGTAGCCATTGTTACGTTAACCAATCTTGAACGCAATTTCCCCGGCACGCCAATGGCAGAGAAAGCAGCAGTGATGAAAGATGTCGTGAGCCGTCGTGCAGAAATTGAAGATTATCTCACCCGCACCAATATCGTTCGTCAAACAGAAGATAGTGTGGTGATACCTTTCGATGAAGGTTCAAAGGTGAACAAGGTGGTGCAGGAAATAAAGAAAGATTCAACCAATCAAATAAAACCGATCAATTTACCCGGTCAGAACAATACCAACATACAAAGACCTGTTGCACCAATTGAAAAAACGGATGTAAATAAAACCGATCGTAACAACGCAGGCAAACCGATCATTGGCAATAAACCGGGCATGGATACAACAACCATCAAGCCGTTGAAAGAAGGGAAGATTGAAATGGCTTATGTTTACAATGCCACCGATCCTTATACTGTGCTCATGTATTTTGATGAAGTAGATCCGGTTTATTTAACAGAAGCAAGAACCGCATATCAGCGATATAACTCGTCTTCCTTTGGTGGTCAGAATATTCCACTCAAGATTTATGAAGGCGACAAAGACAATACCTGGATGGAAATGGGGCTGTTTTCCGACGTAACTACCGCACTCGGGTACATGGAAGAATGGAAAAAGAATGCCCGCCAGATCGTTCCATGGTTACCTGAACTCAAATACAATTTTGTCATTATCTCCGATCGCAACCTGGAAATGTTAAAAACCAGGAAGAATCTGGAAGAATACAAGACCTTTTTACGTCAGTACATCAAGGATAAATTTTAG
- a CDS encoding transglycosylase domain-containing protein, protein MRKPIKYLWRAFFIGMGLFILLVIGANFGLLGKMPSLEELENPSASLASEVIASDGTMMGKFYLEDRTNVEYKDISKNIVNALIAAEDERFYEHSGIDGRALARAIAKLGSDGGGSTITQQLALNLFRERAKNKFRRVFQKIQEWIIAVKLERNFTKDEIVALYLNTVEYSDNVFGIRNASKTFFQKEPSLVTVDEAALLIGMVNAPYAYNPRLFPPRAMQKRNAVINDMVRNNFVSAPEGEKLKSKPINLKYKKLDESAGLAPYFRDVLRDQMKKWAKENKKPNGESYNIYRDGLKIYTTINPRMQLYAEEAVSKHMSALQKNYWTLPWVKDNSIWKGHENILERGMKDSDRWKKMEAAGIDEAEIRKVFKTKTKMKVFAWNAKRETDTIMSPYDSVRYHKMIIQTGFMVMDPFTGEVKAWVGGVNFKNFKFDHVNMNTKRQVGSTFKPILYAYAVENGYTPETPLPSGPINLGGKMITGGGGPMAICLAFSKNPGAAYLMNQFGVKSVINFAQSTGIKSEMPPYPSIALGSADISVYEMLQSYTMFPTNGMSTQPIFITRIEDRNGNILQTYAPEQKVVMSEAAAYTMVKMMQGVVDIGTGRRLRGMGLTGEIAGKTGTTNGNTDTWFIGFNPQLLAGGWVGCDDPFLKMVGEGNRTALPIWGYFFEKVFNDKTLAISNQAKFVQPESMKMETFMDYENFADRYSNEPDAENPDAGNGTSSDYNDLQLTPDPTLGPESQISEEQKVLQEAKKQADKNPEQKKDQTKPTATDPKKDSTKKKWWPFRKKNN, encoded by the coding sequence ATGCGTAAACCAATCAAGTATTTATGGCGTGCCTTTTTCATCGGTATGGGGTTGTTTATCCTGCTGGTGATCGGTGCTAATTTCGGTCTGCTCGGCAAAATGCCTTCCCTCGAAGAACTGGAAAATCCATCTGCCTCTCTTGCCAGTGAGGTCATTGCATCCGACGGTACAATGATGGGTAAATTTTACCTGGAAGACCGTACCAACGTTGAATACAAAGACATTTCAAAAAATATCGTGAATGCGTTAATCGCTGCAGAAGATGAGCGTTTTTATGAACACTCCGGTATTGATGGTCGTGCCCTTGCCCGTGCCATTGCAAAACTTGGCAGCGATGGTGGTGGCAGTACCATTACTCAGCAATTAGCATTGAATCTTTTCCGTGAGCGTGCAAAAAATAAGTTCCGCCGAGTATTTCAAAAAATACAGGAATGGATCATTGCTGTAAAACTGGAGCGCAACTTCACCAAAGACGAAATTGTTGCTTTGTATCTCAACACGGTTGAATACAGCGATAACGTGTTTGGCATCCGTAATGCTTCCAAAACATTTTTTCAGAAAGAACCTTCCTTGGTTACAGTTGATGAAGCTGCATTGTTGATCGGTATGGTAAATGCACCTTATGCATATAATCCACGTTTGTTTCCGCCACGGGCAATGCAAAAAAGAAATGCGGTGATCAATGATATGGTGCGTAACAACTTTGTGAGCGCTCCTGAAGGTGAAAAATTAAAAAGTAAACCCATCAACCTCAAGTATAAAAAATTGGATGAAAGTGCGGGTCTTGCGCCTTATTTCCGTGATGTGTTGCGTGATCAGATGAAGAAATGGGCAAAAGAAAATAAAAAACCAAATGGTGAGAGTTATAATATTTACAGAGATGGTTTGAAAATTTATACAACCATCAATCCCCGTATGCAGTTGTATGCTGAAGAAGCTGTATCGAAGCACATGAGTGCATTGCAAAAAAATTACTGGACCCTACCGTGGGTAAAAGATAACAGCATCTGGAAGGGTCATGAAAATATTCTTGAGCGTGGCATGAAAGACAGCGACCGCTGGAAAAAGATGGAAGCTGCAGGAATAGATGAAGCAGAAATTCGCAAAGTGTTCAAGACAAAAACAAAAATGAAAGTGTTTGCCTGGAATGCCAAGCGTGAAACAGACACCATTATGTCGCCATATGATTCTGTACGTTATCACAAGATGATCATTCAAACAGGTTTTATGGTAATGGATCCTTTTACCGGTGAAGTAAAGGCATGGGTTGGTGGTGTGAACTTTAAGAACTTCAAGTTCGACCACGTAAACATGAACACCAAACGACAGGTTGGTTCAACTTTTAAACCTATTCTTTATGCCTATGCAGTTGAGAATGGTTACACACCTGAAACTCCGTTGCCGAGTGGCCCCATCAATTTAGGTGGTAAAATGATCACAGGTGGCGGTGGCCCAATGGCTATTTGTCTTGCTTTTTCTAAAAACCCCGGTGCCGCTTATTTAATGAATCAGTTTGGTGTTAAGAGTGTCATCAATTTTGCACAGAGCACCGGTATAAAAAGTGAAATGCCTCCTTACCCATCAATCGCATTAGGTAGTGCAGATATCAGTGTATATGAAATGCTGCAGAGCTATACGATGTTTCCAACAAACGGCATGAGCACACAACCGATTTTTATTACACGCATTGAAGATCGTAATGGAAATATTCTTCAAACATATGCACCTGAACAAAAAGTGGTAATGAGTGAAGCTGCTGCTTACACGATGGTGAAGATGATGCAGGGTGTGGTAGATATTGGTACCGGAAGGCGTTTACGTGGTATGGGTTTAACAGGTGAGATTGCCGGTAAAACAGGAACTACTAACGGAAACACCGATACCTGGTTTATTGGTTTCAACCCACAGTTATTAGCAGGTGGATGGGTTGGTTGTGATGATCCTTTCCTGAAAATGGTGGGTGAAGGTAACCGCACTGCACTGCCAATATGGGGCTATTTCTTTGAAAAAGTATTTAACGATAAAACACTGGCGATTTCAAATCAAGCCAAGTTTGTGCAGCCTGAAAGTATGAAGATGGAAACCTTTATGGATTACGAAAACTTTGCAGACAGGTACAGTAATGAACCCGATGCAGAAAATCCGGATGCAGGTAACGGCACTTCTTCTGATTACAATGATCTGCAATTAACACCTGATCCAACGCTTGGTCCTGAATCGCAGATCAGCGAAGAGCAAAAAGTATTGCAGGAAGCAAAAAAACAAGCGGATAAAAATCCTGAGCAGAAAAAAGATCAAACAAAACCTACCGCAACCGATCCAAAGAAAGACAGCACCAAAAAGAAATGGTGGCCTTTCAGGAAAAAGAATAATTAA
- the glmS gene encoding glutamine--fructose-6-phosphate transaminase (isomerizing): protein MCGIVGYIGSREAYPVVLKGLKRLEYRGYDSAGVALLNHGMKVYKKKGKVAQLEEEVIGKDIQSNIGIGHTRWATHGEPSDRNAHPHVSNNGKLAMIHNGIIENYVSIKNELLKKGYTFKSDTDTEVLLNFIGDIKTNNECSLEEAVRIALKRVVGAYVILLIDEDTPDTIIAARKGSPLVIGIGKNEHFLASDASPIIEYTKEVVYVNDYELAIVKADELILKNLGNEKITPYVQKLDLELAAIEKGGYDHFMIKEINEQPHTIYDCLRGRLDPVAGTITMAGVQNNIEQLKNAQRIVMIACGTSWHAGLVAEYVFEELCRIPVEVEYASEFRYRNPVINKGDVIIAISQSGETADTIVAIDKAKEQGAFIFGVVNVVGSSIARLSHAGAYTHAGPEIGVASTKAFTAQLAVLTMVALKIALEKGTITHDRYMHLLNELHEIPDKVKLLLEDAENVKAIGLKYKDAGDFLYLGRGYNFPVALEGALKLKEISYIHAEGYPAAEMKHGPIALVDEKLPVVFVATKDAYYDKIVSNIQEIKARKGQVIAVITENDETIPTMSNDIMFVPEADEIVAPMLSVIPLQLLSYYIGVAKGLDVDKPRNLAKSVTVE from the coding sequence ATGTGTGGAATCGTTGGCTATATAGGGTCAAGGGAGGCCTATCCCGTTGTTTTAAAAGGACTCAAACGACTTGAATACCGTGGATACGACAGTGCCGGTGTGGCGCTGCTCAACCACGGCATGAAAGTGTACAAGAAAAAAGGTAAAGTTGCCCAGCTCGAAGAAGAAGTAATTGGCAAAGACATTCAATCAAACATTGGTATTGGTCATACTCGTTGGGCCACGCATGGTGAGCCAAGCGACCGTAATGCACATCCGCATGTTTCCAATAACGGCAAGCTGGCGATGATCCATAACGGCATCATTGAAAACTATGTATCCATCAAAAATGAGTTGCTGAAAAAAGGCTACACGTTTAAGAGTGATACGGATACAGAAGTACTCCTCAACTTTATTGGAGATATTAAAACCAACAATGAATGCTCACTTGAGGAAGCAGTGCGCATTGCATTAAAGCGTGTGGTTGGTGCTTATGTTATTTTGTTGATCGATGAAGACACGCCTGATACAATTATTGCAGCACGCAAAGGAAGTCCGCTGGTAATTGGTATTGGTAAGAACGAACATTTTCTTGCCAGTGATGCATCGCCTATAATTGAATACACCAAAGAAGTGGTGTACGTAAATGATTACGAACTGGCGATTGTAAAAGCCGATGAGTTGATCTTAAAAAATCTCGGCAACGAAAAAATAACGCCTTATGTTCAGAAACTTGATCTTGAACTTGCCGCTATTGAAAAAGGCGGTTACGATCATTTCATGATCAAAGAGATCAATGAACAACCACATACCATTTATGATTGCTTACGTGGCCGCTTAGATCCTGTTGCAGGAACGATTACCATGGCAGGCGTACAGAACAATATAGAGCAACTGAAAAATGCACAACGTATTGTGATGATCGCCTGCGGCACCAGTTGGCATGCAGGTCTTGTTGCAGAATATGTTTTTGAAGAGCTCTGTCGTATTCCTGTTGAAGTTGAATATGCATCGGAGTTCCGTTACCGCAATCCTGTTATTAACAAAGGCGATGTGATCATTGCCATCTCACAAAGTGGTGAAACCGCCGATACCATTGTTGCCATTGATAAAGCAAAAGAACAAGGTGCATTTATTTTTGGTGTAGTGAATGTGGTGGGCAGTTCCATTGCACGTTTATCGCATGCAGGCGCTTACACACATGCCGGACCTGAAATTGGTGTAGCAAGTACAAAGGCATTCACAGCACAGTTAGCTGTGTTAACAATGGTGGCGTTGAAGATCGCATTGGAGAAAGGAACGATCACCCATGACCGTTATATGCATTTGCTCAATGAACTGCATGAAATTCCGGATAAAGTAAAGCTCTTGCTCGAAGATGCTGAGAATGTAAAAGCAATTGGATTGAAATACAAAGATGCCGGTGATTTTCTTTATCTGGGTCGTGGATATAATTTCCCTGTGGCATTGGAAGGCGCATTGAAGCTGAAAGAAATTTCATACATCCATGCCGAAGGTTATCCTGCCGCAGAAATGAAACATGGACCTATTGCATTGGTTGATGAAAAATTACCTGTTGTGTTTGTTGCAACAAAAGATGCTTACTACGATAAAATTGTGAGCAATATCCAGGAGATCAAAGCAAGAAAAGGACAAGTGATCGCTGTGATCACAGAGAATGATGAAACCATTCCCACCATGAGTAATGACATCATGTTTGTACCGGAAGCAGATGAAATTGTTGCGCCGATGTTGAGCGTTATTCCGTTGCAACTCCTGTCCTATTACATTGGCGTGGCAAAAGGTTTAGATGTAGATAAACCCAGAAACTTAGCAAAGAGTGTAACTGTAGAATAG
- a CDS encoding DUF4954 family protein produces the protein MNPISKQPISDIGYNFIPAAYLPKGKDEYYLRNKQNRSGINYRKLTALEIEVLVRNRNASDNWNNILVSDAFNPELVKNCKFFGLVRIGKLEPYYLEFHSIKLQVGLYNSTIISCDLGDNVVIDSVHYLSHYIIGNEVVITNVHEMGTTNYAKFGNGILKQGEEERIRIWMEVCNENAGRKIIPFNGMLPGDAWLWSRNRDNDALQQKFKEFTELKFDKLRGYYGKVGDRTVIKSCSIIKDVWIGSDAYLKGANKLKNLTINSSAEASSQVGEGCELVNGIMSEGCRAFYGVKAVRFYMASHSQLKYGARLINSYLGNNATISCCEVLNSLIFPAHEQHHNNSFLCAATVMGQSNIAAGATLGSNHNSRSADGELIAGRGFWPGLCVSVKHNTRFASYTLLAKGDYPAELDIPLPFSLVSTDTAHDQLLVMPGYWFMYNMYALARNAWKYIDRDQRIDKTQYLEYDFLAPDSINEVINSLELLEKYTGKALLKLSKDKKLIDADYIKAGKKALLNNEVPDDLEITADGFENSKRKVLLLKVKKSYILFKELVDYYAAEQVLQFIATNKLKSTDDLFGKLPKKQKRAAWVNVGGQLIPAAELDKLKQRISTGKIKNWDTVHAFYRTQAQQYPHQKLTHALSAFYEVTGLSKLDKSNLKDLLQNYLYTKTWMVDGIASSRAKDYTNPFRKMVYETEAEMEGVTGKLKENSFILQQQEELNTTKATVQKVIKQFKL, from the coding sequence ATGAATCCTATCAGCAAACAACCGATCTCCGATATTGGTTACAACTTTATACCGGCTGCTTATCTTCCAAAAGGAAAAGATGAGTACTATCTCCGCAATAAACAGAACCGCAGCGGCATCAATTACCGGAAGTTGACTGCATTGGAAATTGAAGTGTTGGTCCGTAACAGAAATGCATCCGACAACTGGAATAATATTCTTGTGTCAGACGCTTTCAATCCCGAGCTGGTAAAGAATTGTAAGTTTTTCGGGTTAGTGCGTATAGGAAAACTGGAACCTTACTATTTAGAATTTCATTCAATTAAATTACAGGTTGGGTTATACAACAGTACCATCATCAGTTGCGACTTGGGTGATAATGTTGTGATCGATAGTGTTCATTATCTCTCCCACTACATAATCGGCAATGAAGTGGTCATCACCAATGTGCATGAAATGGGTACCACCAACTATGCAAAATTTGGCAATGGTATTTTAAAACAAGGTGAGGAAGAACGAATCCGCATCTGGATGGAAGTGTGTAATGAAAATGCAGGACGAAAAATTATTCCGTTCAATGGGATGTTACCCGGCGATGCATGGTTATGGAGTCGCAACAGAGACAATGATGCATTGCAACAAAAGTTCAAAGAATTTACTGAACTGAAGTTTGATAAACTGCGTGGTTATTATGGTAAGGTGGGTGACCGTACCGTTATTAAAAGCTGTTCGATCATTAAAGATGTATGGATCGGCAGCGATGCTTACCTAAAAGGAGCAAATAAATTAAAGAACCTCACCATTAACTCATCGGCAGAAGCAAGCTCACAGGTTGGTGAAGGTTGCGAACTGGTAAACGGTATTATGAGCGAGGGCTGCCGTGCTTTCTATGGAGTAAAAGCTGTGCGCTTTTACATGGCATCACATTCACAGTTGAAATATGGTGCACGGCTTATCAACTCTTATCTTGGCAATAATGCTACCATCTCCTGTTGTGAAGTATTGAACTCACTCATCTTTCCTGCGCATGAACAACATCATAACAATTCGTTCTTATGTGCAGCAACGGTGATGGGGCAAAGCAATATTGCAGCCGGTGCAACATTAGGAAGTAATCACAACAGCCGTAGTGCTGATGGTGAACTGATCGCCGGTCGTGGTTTTTGGCCTGGCTTATGTGTAAGTGTTAAACACAATACAAGATTTGCTTCTTATACATTACTGGCAAAAGGTGATTATCCTGCCGAACTGGATATCCCTCTTCCTTTTTCATTGGTAAGTACCGATACTGCACATGATCAGTTGCTGGTAATGCCGGGCTATTGGTTTATGTACAACATGTATGCGCTTGCCCGCAATGCCTGGAAATATATTGACCGTGATCAACGCATTGACAAAACTCAATACCTCGAGTATGATTTTCTTGCACCGGACAGTATCAACGAAGTCATTAATAGTTTAGAACTTCTCGAAAAATATACAGGTAAGGCATTACTGAAACTAAGCAAAGACAAAAAACTTATAGACGCCGACTATATTAAGGCTGGTAAAAAAGCATTGTTGAATAATGAAGTTCCTGATGATTTAGAAATAACAGCAGATGGCTTTGAAAACAGCAAACGTAAAGTGCTATTGCTGAAGGTGAAGAAAAGTTATATCCTGTTCAAAGAACTGGTTGATTATTATGCTGCCGAACAAGTGCTGCAATTTATTGCAACCAATAAATTAAAATCAACTGACGATCTGTTTGGGAAGCTTCCTAAAAAACAAAAACGAGCTGCATGGGTAAATGTAGGTGGTCAACTGATACCAGCTGCTGAATTAGATAAATTAAAGCAACGCATCAGCACAGGTAAAATTAAAAATTGGGATACCGTGCATGCGTTTTACAGAACACAGGCTCAACAATATCCACACCAAAAATTAACACATGCGCTTTCTGCTTTTTATGAAGTAACAGGTTTGTCGAAACTGGATAAAAGCAATTTGAAAGATCTCCTGCAAAATTATCTTTACACAAAAACATGGATGGTTGATGGCATTGCATCATCAAGAGCAAAAGATTATACCAATCCATTCCGTAAGATGGTTTATGAAACAGAAGCAGAGATGGAAGGAGTAACGGGAAAGCTGAAAGAAAATTCATTCATCTTACAACAGCAGGAAGAATTAAATACAACCAAAGCAACAGTGCAGAAAGTAATCAAACAGTTTAAACTCTGA
- a CDS encoding DUF1801 domain-containing protein — protein sequence MNRLVDEYIESLPDEKREIAEQVREMILSLIPNVQEKLSFKIPFYHYHGMFCYLNEVKDGIDLGLCRGKDLVDVLPQLEQGNRVMVASVIVRSKKEILTKKIQDVLLTAANWQEEAKRLKISMINTKKKAAKKK from the coding sequence ATGAACCGCCTCGTTGATGAATACATCGAAAGCCTGCCGGATGAAAAACGGGAAATTGCTGAGCAGGTACGTGAAATGATCTTATCACTCATACCAAATGTTCAGGAAAAACTCAGTTTTAAAATTCCTTTCTATCATTACCATGGCATGTTCTGTTATCTCAACGAAGTGAAAGATGGAATTGATCTGGGCTTGTGTCGTGGAAAAGATCTGGTTGATGTATTGCCCCAACTGGAACAGGGCAACCGTGTAATGGTGGCATCGGTTATCGTCCGCAGCAAAAAAGAAATTCTTACAAAAAAAATACAGGATGTGTTGCTTACTGCAGCTAACTGGCAGGAAGAAGCAAAGCGGTTGAAGATTTCAATGATCAATACAAAGAAGAAAGCTGCGAAGAAAAAATAA